Proteins encoded within one genomic window of Dermacentor albipictus isolate Rhodes 1998 colony unplaced genomic scaffold, USDA_Dalb.pri_finalv2 scaffold_21, whole genome shotgun sequence:
- the LOC139052290 gene encoding uncharacterized protein isoform X2 gives MRQVAVVLELRRGLLPAMDPSLSSYCSIVALKVQKKVWWKLLPRFRPEKTASIKGSTPLFSTTEDEQHIERPRLKPALSRKLVLHNFAAALCCTACGDKVSYTWPWPSRKMPRPQAVPPVTVQRSSGAQV, from the exons atgag gcaagttgctgttgtgctggagctgagaagaggtctgctgcctgcaatggatccatctctctcaagttattgcagtattgttgctctcaag gttcaaaaaaaggtatggtggaagctgttgccaaggttccgaccagaaaagacagcaagtataaaagggtccacgccactgttCTCTACTACAgaggatgaacagcacatcgagcgccctcgactgaagccggccttgtcccggaagttggtccttcacaactttgcggcagcactttgttgcacgg cctgtggagacaaggtttcttacacatggccatggccctcaaggaagatgccgaggccacaggcagttcctccagtgaccgtgcaAAGGTCctctggggcacaagtctg